A region of Astyanax mexicanus isolate ESR-SI-001 chromosome 23, AstMex3_surface, whole genome shotgun sequence DNA encodes the following proteins:
- the lin7c gene encoding protein lin-7 homolog C, whose translation MASLGEPVRLERDISRAIELLDKLQRTGEVPPQKLQALQRVLQSEFCNAVREVYEHVYETVDINSSLEVRANATAKATVAAFAASEGHSHPRVVELPKTEEGLGFNIMGGKEQNSPIYISRIIPGGIADRHGGLKRGDQLLSVNGVSVEGEHHEKAVELLKAAQGTVKLVVRYTPKVLEEMESRFEKMRSAKRRQQNSYPQ comes from the exons ATGGCCTCGCTGGGGGAACCTGTGAGACTGGAAAGAG ATATCTCTCGTGCCATTGAGTTATTGGACAAGCTCCAGAGGACAGGGGAAGTACCCCCTCAGAAGCTGCAAGCCCTGCAGAGGGTTTTGCAGAGTGAATTTTGCAATGCTGTACGAGAG GTTTATGAACATGTGTATGAGACAGTGGACATAAACAGCAGTCTGGAGGTCCGAGCCAATGCCACAGCAAAG GCCACAGTTGCAGCATTTGCTGCTAGCGAGGGGCACTCTCACCCTCGCGTCGTGGAGCTTCCTAAGACAGAGGAGGGTCTGGGCTTTAACATCATGGGAGGAAAGGAACAGAACTCGCCCATCTACATCTCTCGCATCATCCCTGGAGGCATCGCTGATCGTCACGGCGGCCTAAAGCGGGGAGACCAGCTGCTGTCCGTCAACGGAGTA AGTGTGGAGGGGGAGCACCATGAGAAGGCAGTGGAGCTGTTAAAGGCAGCTCAGGGTACGGTGAAACTGGTGGTTCGCTATACCCCTAAAGTACTGGAAGAGATGGAGTCGCGCTTTGAGAAGATGCGATCTGCTAAACGCCGGCAACAGAATAGCTACCCACAGTAG
- the bdnf gene encoding brain-derived neurotrophic factor isoform X2 produces MTILFLTMVISYFSCMRAAPMREVPGVQGGGHRGAEGYLGAAAAAVASAGRGHGTPQSGGGLPSLTDTFEQVIEELLEAEGGAAEDEEVAAGAVQHLGPGVDQGQGGGGPVSAAAAVAAESKDVDMYASRVMISNQVPLEPPLLFLLEEYKNYLDAANMSMRVRRHSDPARRGELSVCDSISQWVTAVDKKTAIDMSGQTVTVLEKVPVANGQLKQYFYETKCNPLGYTKEGCRGIDKRHYNSQCRTTQSYVRALTMDSKRKIGWRFIRIDTSCVCTLTIKRGR; encoded by the coding sequence ATGACCATCCTGTTCCTTACTATGGTTATTTCATACTTCAGTTGCATGAGAGCTGCGCCCATGAGAGAGGTCCCGGGCGTGCAAGGAGGGGGCCACCGAGGCGCCGAGGGCTACCTGGgggccgccgccgccgctgtggCCTCGGCCGGCCGGGGCCACGGGACTCCACAAAGCGGGGGTGGGCTGCCCTCGCTCACGGACACTTTCGAGCAGGTGATCGAGGAGCTGCTGGAGGCGGAAGGAGGCGCGGCGGAGGACGAGGAGGTGGCGGCTGGGGCGGTGCAGCACCTGGGGCCCGGGGTGGACCAGGGCCAGGGAGGAGGGGGCCCCGTGTCGGCGGCAGCAGCGGTGGCGGCCGAATCGAAGGACGTCGACATGTACGCCTCGCGGGTGATGATCAGCAACCAAGTGCCTTTGGAGCCGCCGTTGCTCTTTCTCTTGGAGGAATACAAAAACTACCTGGACGCCGCCAACATGTCCATGCGCGTGCGGCGGCACTCGGACCCCGCTCGGCGCGGGGAGCTCAGCGTGTGTGACAGTATTAGCCAGTGGGTGACAGCCGTGGACAAAAAGACGGCCATCGACATGTCCGGCCAGACCGTCACCGTCCTGGAGAAGGTCCCGGTGGCCAACGGTCAGCTGAAGCAATACTTTTACGAGACCAAATGCAACCCCTTGGGTTACACAAAGGAGGGCTGCCGAGGAATAGACAAGCGGCACTATAACTCACAATGCCGGACAACCCAGTCGTACGTGCGAGCCCTCACCATGGATAGCAAACGGAAGATCGGCTGGAGGTTTATACGGATAGACACTTCGTGTGTATGCACATTGACCATTAAGAGGGGGAGATAG
- the bdnf gene encoding brain-derived neurotrophic factor isoform X1 encodes MFQQVRRVMTILFLTMVISYFSCMRAAPMREVPGVQGGGHRGAEGYLGAAAAAVASAGRGHGTPQSGGGLPSLTDTFEQVIEELLEAEGGAAEDEEVAAGAVQHLGPGVDQGQGGGGPVSAAAAVAAESKDVDMYASRVMISNQVPLEPPLLFLLEEYKNYLDAANMSMRVRRHSDPARRGELSVCDSISQWVTAVDKKTAIDMSGQTVTVLEKVPVANGQLKQYFYETKCNPLGYTKEGCRGIDKRHYNSQCRTTQSYVRALTMDSKRKIGWRFIRIDTSCVCTLTIKRGR; translated from the coding sequence TTCCAACAGGTCAGAAGAGTGATGACCATCCTGTTCCTTACTATGGTTATTTCATACTTCAGTTGCATGAGAGCTGCGCCCATGAGAGAGGTCCCGGGCGTGCAAGGAGGGGGCCACCGAGGCGCCGAGGGCTACCTGGgggccgccgccgccgctgtggCCTCGGCCGGCCGGGGCCACGGGACTCCACAAAGCGGGGGTGGGCTGCCCTCGCTCACGGACACTTTCGAGCAGGTGATCGAGGAGCTGCTGGAGGCGGAAGGAGGCGCGGCGGAGGACGAGGAGGTGGCGGCTGGGGCGGTGCAGCACCTGGGGCCCGGGGTGGACCAGGGCCAGGGAGGAGGGGGCCCCGTGTCGGCGGCAGCAGCGGTGGCGGCCGAATCGAAGGACGTCGACATGTACGCCTCGCGGGTGATGATCAGCAACCAAGTGCCTTTGGAGCCGCCGTTGCTCTTTCTCTTGGAGGAATACAAAAACTACCTGGACGCCGCCAACATGTCCATGCGCGTGCGGCGGCACTCGGACCCCGCTCGGCGCGGGGAGCTCAGCGTGTGTGACAGTATTAGCCAGTGGGTGACAGCCGTGGACAAAAAGACGGCCATCGACATGTCCGGCCAGACCGTCACCGTCCTGGAGAAGGTCCCGGTGGCCAACGGTCAGCTGAAGCAATACTTTTACGAGACCAAATGCAACCCCTTGGGTTACACAAAGGAGGGCTGCCGAGGAATAGACAAGCGGCACTATAACTCACAATGCCGGACAACCCAGTCGTACGTGCGAGCCCTCACCATGGATAGCAAACGGAAGATCGGCTGGAGGTTTATACGGATAGACACTTCGTGTGTATGCACATTGACCATTAAGAGGGGGAGATAG